TCCGGCGGCGGACTCATGGCCTCGGTGACGGCCGAGGGCGGTGCCCAGCAGGACATGTTCGCTGGCGGCCTTCACCAGATCGCGGTCGGCATGGCGCGGGCGCTGGGCGACCGGGTGGTGCTCGAGTCACCGGTCACCGGCATCGACCATGGGGCATCCCCGGTGCGGGTGAGCACGCCCACCGGTCACTACACCGCCGAGCGCGTCATCGTGGCGATGTCGCCGGCGCTGTGCGGCCGCATCCCTTTCACGCCGATGCTGCCTCACCTGAGAGATGGACTGCACCAGCGGATGCCGATGGGCTCGGTGATCAAGGTCTGGATAGCCTACCCGGCGCCCTTCTGGCGCGAGCAGGGCTACAACGGGCTGGTGTCGAGCGACGGCGCCGCCTTTTCTCCCTATCTCGACGTGACGCCTCCCGGGGCGCCGGTGGGCCTGCTGGCCGGCTTCTTCGGCGCGGGCCATGCGGCGGCCTGGAGTGCTCGCGGCCCGATCGAACGGCGGGCCGAGGTGGTGCGTGAGCTGGTGCTGCGTTTCGGCCTGCAGGCGGCACAGCCGATCGACTATGTGGACAACGACTGGACCCAGGAGGCGTGGAGTTGCGGCTGCTATGGCGGGGTGGCCGGGCCGGGCGTCCTGAGCGTCTATGGGCCGGCGTTGCGGGAGCCGGTCGGGCGCCTGCACTGGGCCGGTGCGGAAACGGCGACGGTGTGTGCCGGGTATGTGGAAGGTGCGATCCAGTCCGGTGACCGCGCGGCGGCTGAAGTGCTGGCGGCCTTGCGCTCACCGGTGGCACGCGCGAGCGCGGGCGGGTAGGGGGCGGCGCTGCTGCCTTCCTGTATGCTTGCGTCCTCGTGCCCGAGTGGTGGAATCGGTAGACACAGCGGACTTAAAATCCGCCGCTCCTCACCGAGCGTACCGGTTCAAGTCCGGTCTCGGGCACCAAGGTTCGCCCGTACGGGGCAAGGCAGCCCCTTCTTCAGGCAGCCGTGCTGCCATGTGCGCTGGCTTGCGGCGCGCCTGGACCAGCAACCCACTTGGGCCTGGCCTGCGGCCAGCAGGTCCGTGCTGTAGAAGCCGAACTGGATCTGCGCCGATGCCAACCGAGCTGCGCTGACCTTCTTCATCCCTCGCTCCGTATGCCATGCGCCCGTCCTCGATGGGGCATCGGATGCAGTCCCCTGATTCCCTGTCATGTGAAGTACCGGCAGACGTCGTCCGCTGCGGCACCCAGCGACCCGCATGCCGAGAAGGCCTGAAATCTGCTTGACTCCCGGAGGACGGCCGGGCGCCAGTGTCGGCGTGCGGCCCCCGCATTTCTGGTCCGTATGAAAGGAAGTCCATGGACGATCCACGCCCCGTCCTGACCACGCGGCAAGGCCACCCCGTGCGCGACAACCAGTCGCTGCGCTCGGTGGGCGAGCGCGGTCCCGCCACTCTGGAGAACTACCAGTTCATTGAAAAGATTACGCACTTCGACCGGGAGCGCATCC
This genomic stretch from Eleftheria terrae harbors:
- a CDS encoding flavin monoamine oxidase family protein, with translation MSKSVSIDAGPPARAGHHEVIVVGAGFAGLTAAERLVEQGVRVLVLEARDRVGGRTKPGRVAGQVVDLGGMWTGPGQPRLRALGERFGLTLYPTHLAGRNIIELGERVGSAEGEDYADAMGMLEKLDFARLVMKLDRLVESISPQAPWSDAQAESLDRLTVDGWLRQHCHTQGCLRFCQAICRAVMCAEPAQLSMLFFAFYLASGGGLMASVTAEGGAQQDMFAGGLHQIAVGMARALGDRVVLESPVTGIDHGASPVRVSTPTGHYTAERVIVAMSPALCGRIPFTPMLPHLRDGLHQRMPMGSVIKVWIAYPAPFWREQGYNGLVSSDGAAFSPYLDVTPPGAPVGLLAGFFGAGHAAAWSARGPIERRAEVVRELVLRFGLQAAQPIDYVDNDWTQEAWSCGCYGGVAGPGVLSVYGPALREPVGRLHWAGAETATVCAGYVEGAIQSGDRAAAEVLAALRSPVARASAGG